One window of the Nicotiana tabacum cultivar K326 chromosome 4, ASM71507v2, whole genome shotgun sequence genome contains the following:
- the LOC107810822 gene encoding uncharacterized protein LOC107810822 → MSKIEEIDTRVKAYIYDIGYHIWSRVHATVNRTWTMTSNIAESLNIVTKDARELPIVELLKYMMTLLERWTNEKLLNAKGTFTYLGKKYNEELEDNKTLSQKMRVRTSTDYIHTVIDGVKPFIICLQNKIRSCGQFQLDELSCAHALAALRHKNKSYENYCSPYYTRESLLQTYEIPVDPLPDESKWNVPQYIAEKVVKPHTGKR, encoded by the exons atgtcaaagattgaagagatCGACACACGTGTTAAAGCATACATATACGATATTGGCTATCACATATGGTCTCGGGTACATGCTACGGTGAACAGAACGTGGACGATGACATCAAACATTGCAGAGTCATTGAATATAGTAACCAAAGATGCAAGAGAGCTGCCCATAGTAGAACTATTAAAGTACATGATGACTCTTCTTGAACGTTGGACTAATGAAAAGTTATTGAATGCAAAGGGTACGTTCACATACCTTGGAAAAAAATACAACGAAGAGTTGGAGGACAACAAGACATTATCGCAGAAGATGAGA GTGAGGACTTCAACAGATTATATCCATACTGTGATAGATGGTGTGAAGCCCTTCATTATTTGCCTTCAAAACAAGATACGTAGTTGTGGACAATTCCAACTTGATGAACTTTCTTGTGCACATGCTTTGGCTGCTTTGAGGCACAAGAACAAGTCTTATGAAAACTATTGTTCTCCTTATTACACGAGGGAGAGCCTTCTGCAGACTTATGAAATACCAGTAGACCCGTTGCCTGACGAAAGCAAATGGAATGTGCCACAATATATAGCTGAAAAAGTTGTAAAGCCACATACTGGGAAAAGGTAG